The following coding sequences lie in one Sphingobium sp. KCTC 72723 genomic window:
- a CDS encoding SURF1 family protein produces MLFAGFCALGWWQVERLAWKRDLIARVEARVHAPPVPAPLYIGKDDAYRRVTATGTFLHDRAVLVQASTVRGAGFWVLTPLRTGTGTILLINRGFVPPESKTRYDRPSGPIRVTGLLRLTEPGGGFLRSNDPPADRWYSRDVAAIATARRLSCAIPDYFIDADAAPSPYTLPVGGLTVVRFPNSHLQYAVTWFILAAMVVGAYIVVLRHTGKDQRA; encoded by the coding sequence ATGCTGTTTGCCGGCTTTTGTGCGCTGGGGTGGTGGCAGGTCGAACGGCTGGCGTGGAAGCGCGACCTGATCGCGCGGGTCGAGGCGCGGGTTCATGCGCCCCCCGTCCCGGCACCGCTATACATTGGCAAGGACGATGCGTATCGCCGCGTAACCGCCACCGGCACCTTCCTGCATGATCGCGCCGTGCTGGTGCAGGCATCCACGGTGCGAGGCGCGGGGTTCTGGGTGCTGACGCCGTTGCGCACCGGGACCGGCACGATCCTGCTGATCAATCGCGGCTTCGTGCCGCCAGAATCTAAAACGCGCTATGACCGGCCATCGGGACCGATCCGCGTCACTGGCCTGCTGCGCCTGACCGAGCCGGGCGGCGGCTTCCTGCGCAGCAACGATCCACCCGCCGACCGATGGTATTCGCGCGACGTGGCCGCCATCGCCACCGCCCGCCGCCTTTCCTGCGCCATCCCTGATTATTTCATCGACGCCGATGCCGCACCGTCGCCCTATACGCTGCCGGTGGGCGGGTTGACCGTCGTGCGCTTCCCCAACAGTCATCTGCAATATGCCGTCACCTGGTTCATACTGGCCGCCATGGTCGTGGGGGCGTATATCGTCGTCCTGCGCCATACAGGGAAAGACCAGCGGGCATGA
- a CDS encoding PAS domain-containing sensor histidine kinase, with product MISANSNSSGDRFELLVQSVTDYAIFMLDRDGIVVSWNAGARCIKGYEADEIIGRHFSCFYTIEDQAAGVPALALYTAEHDGRFEAEGWRVHKDGTPLWANVVIDPIRSPQGDLIGFAKVTRDLTERRAAQDALRHSEDRFRLLVESVTDYAIYMLDPIGTVTSWNMGAQRFKGYAAEEIVGQNFARFYSDEDRLAGLPSRALHTAQVEGRFEAEGWRIRKDGSRFWANVVIDPIRSPQGDLIGFAKITRDLTERRDAQRALDEAREAIIQTQKMDAIGKLTGGVAHDFNNLLAVIVGSLDLARMRMASGGDISRYLDNAMAAAERGATLTQRMLAFARKQELKLQSVDCIALVRDMAELLQSTLGTGIAIDTHFPLAMVAAHADPAQLELALLNLAVNARDAMPGGGRIVIDAAEALVSPDERPDLAAGAYVRLSVSDEGDGMDVATLQRAREPFFTTKGVGKGTGLGLSMVHGFAQQCGGSLTITSDGGVGTTVNLWLPVAGADAVVATIVDHAPATQNSDQPLVILAVDDDELVLMNTAGMLEALGHTVFQASCAADALRLLEQGEVDLVVTDHAMPGMTGAQLADAIDQLRPDLPVIIITGFAELPPHASKRPRLDKPFRQAELARLVARVGHQGAAARPIRLAPQPGDI from the coding sequence ATGATAAGCGCCAACAGTAATTCTTCCGGCGACCGCTTCGAACTGCTGGTTCAAAGCGTCACGGATTATGCCATCTTCATGCTGGACCGCGACGGCATAGTCGTCAGCTGGAACGCGGGCGCACGCTGCATCAAGGGATATGAAGCGGACGAAATTATCGGGCGGCATTTTTCCTGCTTCTACACGATAGAGGACCAAGCGGCGGGCGTCCCTGCCCTTGCCCTGTACACAGCCGAACATGACGGCCGGTTCGAAGCGGAAGGATGGCGTGTGCACAAGGATGGCACCCCTTTATGGGCCAATGTCGTGATCGACCCGATCCGCTCCCCGCAGGGCGATCTGATCGGCTTTGCCAAGGTCACCCGCGACCTGACCGAACGGCGTGCTGCACAGGACGCGCTGCGCCATAGCGAGGACCGCTTCCGCCTGCTGGTCGAAAGCGTTACGGACTATGCCATCTATATGCTCGACCCCATCGGCACGGTGACCAGCTGGAACATGGGTGCGCAACGGTTCAAGGGCTATGCCGCCGAGGAGATAGTCGGCCAGAATTTCGCGCGCTTCTATTCCGACGAGGACAGGCTGGCCGGTTTGCCATCGCGCGCGCTGCACACGGCGCAGGTCGAAGGCCGGTTCGAGGCGGAGGGGTGGCGCATCCGCAAGGACGGATCGCGCTTCTGGGCCAATGTCGTGATCGACCCGATCCGCTCCCCGCAGGGCGATCTGATCGGCTTTGCCAAGATCACCCGCGACCTGACCGAACGGCGCGACGCGCAAAGGGCGCTTGATGAAGCGCGCGAGGCAATCATCCAGACACAGAAGATGGACGCCATCGGCAAGCTGACCGGCGGGGTGGCGCATGATTTCAACAATTTGCTGGCAGTGATCGTCGGCAGCCTGGACCTGGCGCGGATGCGCATGGCCAGTGGCGGGGACATCAGCCGCTATCTGGACAATGCGATGGCGGCGGCCGAGCGCGGCGCGACGCTGACGCAGCGGATGCTCGCCTTTGCGCGCAAACAGGAACTCAAGCTGCAAAGCGTCGATTGCATCGCGCTGGTGCGGGACATGGCCGAATTGCTGCAAAGCACGCTCGGCACGGGCATCGCGATCGACACCCATTTTCCGTTGGCGATGGTCGCTGCCCATGCCGACCCTGCGCAGTTGGAACTGGCGCTGCTGAACCTGGCGGTCAATGCGCGCGACGCGATGCCAGGTGGCGGGCGCATCGTCATCGACGCGGCCGAAGCGCTCGTGTCGCCCGACGAGCGGCCCGATCTGGCGGCGGGCGCCTATGTCCGCCTGTCGGTATCGGACGAAGGCGATGGCATGGACGTTGCGACGTTGCAGCGCGCCCGCGAACCATTTTTCACGACCAAGGGCGTGGGCAAAGGCACGGGACTGGGGCTGTCAATGGTGCATGGCTTTGCGCAGCAATGCGGCGGATCGCTGACCATCACCAGCGATGGTGGCGTTGGCACGACCGTCAACCTGTGGTTGCCCGTGGCCGGGGCCGATGCGGTCGTCGCCACGATAGTCGATCATGCGCCAGCCACCCAGAACAGCGACCAACCACTGGTGATACTGGCGGTGGACGACGATGAGCTGGTGCTGATGAACACGGCGGGCATGTTGGAAGCGCTGGGCCATACCGTATTTCAGGCGTCCTGCGCCGCAGACGCGCTGCGCCTGCTGGAGCAGGGGGAGGTCGACCTGGTGGTGACGGATCATGCCATGCCCGGCATGACCGGCGCGCAACTGGCCGACGCGATCGACCAGTTGCGGCCGGACCTGCCCGTCATCATCATCACCGGCTTTGCCGAATTGCCCCCCCATGCCAGCAAACGCCCGCGACTGGACAAACCCTTCCGTCAGGCGGAACTGGCGCGGCTGGTGGCGCGGGTCGGGCATCAGGGCGCGGCCGCCCGGCCGATCCGTCTGGCGCCACAACCCGGCGACATATGA
- the cyoC gene encoding cytochrome o ubiquinol oxidase subunit III, which translates to MASISKIDPTFLDEQGNPLFHLGEEPHHPEGSSTALGFWMYLMSDCLIFACLFATYAVLGGSYAAGPGPKDLFDLPLVALNTAMLLFSSITYGFAMLATEKNRVGATLGWLGVTGLFGLAFLSIELYEFAHLIHEGATPQRSGFLSAFFTLVGTHGLHVTFGIIWLVTLMVQVAKKGLIPANQRRLMCLSMFWHFLDVIWIGVFTFVYLMGMLR; encoded by the coding sequence ATGGCCAGTATATCGAAGATCGACCCGACCTTCCTTGACGAACAGGGCAACCCGCTGTTCCATCTAGGCGAGGAACCGCATCATCCCGAAGGGTCCAGCACCGCGCTGGGCTTCTGGATGTATCTGATGAGCGATTGCCTCATCTTCGCCTGCCTGTTCGCTACCTATGCGGTGCTGGGCGGCAGCTATGCCGCGGGACCGGGGCCGAAGGATCTGTTCGACCTGCCGCTGGTCGCGCTCAATACCGCGATGCTGCTGTTTTCGTCGATCACCTATGGCTTTGCCATGCTGGCGACGGAAAAGAACCGGGTCGGCGCGACGCTGGGCTGGCTCGGCGTGACCGGGTTGTTCGGTCTCGCCTTCCTGAGCATCGAACTGTATGAATTTGCCCATCTGATCCATGAAGGCGCGACGCCGCAGCGGTCCGGCTTCCTGTCTGCCTTCTTCACGCTGGTCGGCACGCATGGGCTGCACGTCACCTTCGGCATCATATGGCTGGTGACGCTGATGGTGCAGGTCGCGAAGAAGGGGCTGATCCCTGCGAACCAGCGCCGCCTGATGTGCCTGAGCATGTTCTGGCACTTCCTCGACGTCATCTGGATCGGCGTCTTCACCTTTGTCTATCTGATGGGGATGCTGCGATGA
- the cyoD gene encoding cytochrome o ubiquinol oxidase subunit IV, with amino-acid sequence MSAHDHDHGHDDAQGAHGTMGSYMIGFGLSVILTAIPFWLVMTGYFENPQTTAFIIMAFAVVQIVVHMIYFLHMNTRSEGGWSMMALIFTLVLVVITLSGSTWVMYHLNNNMMPKMEHDMSQMP; translated from the coding sequence ATGAGCGCGCACGATCACGATCACGGTCACGACGATGCGCAGGGCGCGCACGGGACCATGGGCAGTTACATGATCGGCTTTGGCCTGTCGGTGATCCTGACGGCCATCCCCTTCTGGCTGGTGATGACCGGCTATTTCGAAAATCCGCAGACGACCGCCTTCATCATCATGGCGTTCGCGGTTGTCCAGATCGTCGTCCACATGATCTACTTCCTGCACATGAACACCCGCTCGGAAGGCGGATGGTCGATGATGGCGCTCATATTTACGCTGGTTCTGGTGGTCATCACCCTGTCCGGTTCGACATGGGTCATGTATCATCTCAACAATAATATGATGCCCAAGATGGAGCATGATATGAGCCAGATGCCGTGA
- a CDS encoding response regulator transcription factor: MDDERLLVLVEDDQDFARTLRRSFERRGWRVLLADSHAVLAGLLADHRPTHAVVDLKLDAESGLVCVQTLHAHDAAMVIVVLTGFASIATAVEAIKLGATNYLAKPSNTDDIEAAFARSGGDISAPLAPRPTSIKTLEWEHIHEVLKDSDFNISETARRLGMHRRTLARKLAKRQVG; the protein is encoded by the coding sequence ATGGATGACGAACGGTTGCTGGTCCTGGTGGAGGATGATCAGGATTTCGCCCGCACGCTCAGACGATCGTTCGAGCGGCGGGGGTGGCGCGTGCTGCTGGCCGACAGTCATGCCGTGCTGGCGGGCCTGCTGGCCGATCATCGCCCGACCCATGCTGTCGTGGACCTGAAACTGGACGCGGAATCCGGCCTCGTCTGCGTCCAGACGCTCCATGCCCATGACGCAGCAATGGTCATTGTCGTGCTGACCGGCTTTGCCAGCATCGCAACGGCGGTCGAGGCGATAAAGCTGGGCGCGACCAACTATCTGGCCAAACCGTCCAACACCGACGACATAGAGGCCGCCTTCGCCCGGTCGGGCGGCGACATAAGCGCGCCGCTCGCTCCGCGCCCGACGTCGATCAAGACGCTGGAATGGGAACATATCCATGAAGTGCTGAAAGACAGCGACTTCAACATTTCCGAAACTGCCCGCCGTTTGGGGATGCACCGCCGCACATTGGCGCGCAAGCTGGCCAAGCGGCAGGTCGGTTGA
- a CDS encoding alpha/beta fold hydrolase has protein sequence MDTPIARTPTSHFFTSLRTRLHYLDWGNSSAPPLILVHGGFDHARSWDWTARALADDYHVIAPDLRGHGDSAWSSDSSYMMANYVYDLAQLVEMIDRSPVTIVAHSLGGSISLRYAGLFPEKVAKIVAIEGLGLSPDRLREVKQHDGPAELRQWIDTRRASARRTPRRYPTIEAAVGRMRERNEHLSVAQALHLTIHGVNRNEDGSYSWKFDPYLNGMAPKAASDDGLPQFWERITCPTLLCLGSDSWASNPVKDGRASHFQDARLVEFADAGHWLHHDQFDRFIAELRAFL, from the coding sequence ATGGACACGCCCATCGCGCGCACGCCGACATCGCACTTCTTTACGTCGCTGCGGACCCGTCTCCACTATCTCGACTGGGGCAATAGTTCCGCGCCACCGCTCATCCTGGTGCATGGCGGTTTCGATCATGCGCGCAGTTGGGACTGGACGGCGCGCGCGCTGGCCGACGATTATCATGTGATCGCCCCAGACCTGCGCGGCCATGGCGATAGCGCATGGTCGTCCGACAGCTCCTACATGATGGCCAATTATGTCTATGATCTGGCGCAACTGGTCGAGATGATCGACCGTAGCCCAGTCACCATCGTCGCCCATTCGCTCGGCGGGTCCATCAGCTTGCGCTATGCCGGGCTGTTTCCGGAAAAAGTGGCGAAGATCGTTGCGATCGAGGGGCTGGGCCTGTCACCCGACCGCCTGCGCGAAGTGAAGCAGCACGATGGTCCGGCTGAATTGCGCCAATGGATCGACACGCGCCGCGCCAGCGCCCGCCGCACCCCCCGCCGCTATCCCACGATAGAGGCTGCGGTAGGCAGGATGCGCGAACGTAACGAACATCTATCAGTCGCACAGGCGCTGCACCTGACCATCCATGGCGTCAACCGCAACGAGGATGGCAGCTATAGCTGGAAATTCGACCCCTATCTGAACGGCATGGCACCCAAGGCCGCTTCGGACGACGGACTGCCCCAATTTTGGGAACGCATCACCTGCCCGACCCTGCTGTGCCTGGGCAGCGACAGCTGGGCGTCCAATCCGGTCAAGGACGGACGCGCCAGCCATTTTCAGGACGCCCGGCTGGTCGAATTCGCCGATGCGGGCCACTGGTTGCACCATGACCAGTTCGACCGCTTCATCGCCGAGCTGCGCGCCTTCCTCTGA
- the cyoB gene encoding cytochrome o ubiquinol oxidase subunit I: MSPHPASENSGFWKLIFGRLDWSSLPLHEPIVVGTFLMVVLGGAVVFGLVTKYRLWGMLWNDWFTTVDHKRIGIMYMILGLIMFVRGFADALMMRLQQAMAFNGSEGYLNAHHYDQIFTAHGVIMIFFVAMPMITGIMNYIVPLQIGARDVSFPFLNNFSFWMTTAGAIVVMMSLFVGEFARTGWLAYPPLSGIAYSPGVGVDYYIWGLQIAGIGTLLSGVNLIATIVKMRAPGMTMMKMPIFTWTSLLANVLIVAAFPVLTAVLALLSLDRYIGTAFFTNDMGGNPMMYVNLIWIWGHPEVYILILPLFGVFSEVTSTFSSKRIFGYSSMVYATVVIAILSYLVWLHHFFTMGSGASVNSFFGITTMVISIPTGAKLFNWLFTMYRGRIRFELPMMWTVAFMLTFTVGGMTGVLLAVPPADFVLHNSLFLIAHFHNVIIGGVLFGLFAAINYWWPKAFGFRLDKTWGVRSFWLWVVGFWVAFMPLYVLGLMGVTRRMRVFDDPSLQIWFQIAAFGAVMIAAGIACMFIQFGVSIKNREKLRDTTGDPWDGRTLEWATSSPPPDYNFAFTPVIHDGDAWADMKKRGYERPLSGYAAIHMPSNTGTGIIIAGLSVAFSVGMIWYMWWLAGLSFVGILAVAIGHTFNYKRDFYIPKDVVERTEGERSALLAKPLSAQG, translated from the coding sequence ATGTCGCCCCATCCCGCATCCGAAAATAGCGGCTTCTGGAAACTGATCTTCGGTCGGCTCGACTGGAGTTCGTTGCCGCTGCATGAACCGATCGTCGTCGGCACCTTCCTGATGGTCGTGCTGGGTGGCGCGGTCGTTTTCGGGCTGGTGACGAAGTATAGATTGTGGGGCATGTTGTGGAACGACTGGTTCACCACCGTCGATCACAAGCGCATCGGCATCATGTACATGATCCTTGGCCTCATCATGTTCGTGCGCGGCTTTGCCGACGCGCTGATGATGCGGTTGCAGCAGGCGATGGCGTTCAACGGATCCGAAGGCTATCTGAACGCCCATCATTACGACCAGATTTTCACGGCGCACGGCGTCATCATGATCTTCTTCGTCGCTATGCCGATGATCACGGGAATCATGAACTATATCGTCCCGCTTCAGATCGGCGCGCGCGACGTCAGCTTCCCCTTCCTCAATAATTTCAGTTTCTGGATGACGACGGCGGGCGCGATCGTGGTCATGATGTCGCTGTTCGTGGGCGAATTTGCGCGGACTGGCTGGCTGGCCTATCCGCCGCTGTCCGGCATTGCCTATTCGCCGGGCGTGGGCGTCGATTATTATATCTGGGGCTTGCAGATAGCGGGCATCGGCACATTGCTGTCGGGCGTCAACCTGATCGCGACTATCGTGAAGATGCGCGCGCCGGGCATGACGATGATGAAGATGCCGATCTTCACCTGGACATCGCTGCTGGCCAACGTGCTGATCGTCGCGGCCTTCCCGGTGCTGACCGCCGTGTTGGCGCTGCTGTCGCTGGACCGCTATATCGGCACGGCCTTCTTCACCAACGACATGGGCGGCAACCCCATGATGTATGTGAATTTGATCTGGATCTGGGGCCACCCGGAAGTCTATATCCTCATCCTGCCGCTGTTCGGCGTGTTCAGCGAAGTGACCTCTACTTTCTCGTCCAAGCGGATCTTCGGTTATAGCTCGATGGTCTATGCGACGGTGGTGATCGCCATTCTGTCCTACCTCGTCTGGCTACACCATTTCTTCACCATGGGGTCGGGCGCCAGCGTCAACAGTTTCTTTGGCATCACCACGATGGTCATCTCCATTCCGACGGGGGCCAAGCTGTTCAACTGGCTGTTCACCATGTATCGCGGGCGCATCCGTTTCGAATTGCCGATGATGTGGACGGTGGCATTCATGCTGACCTTCACGGTCGGCGGGATGACCGGCGTGCTGCTGGCGGTGCCGCCCGCCGACTTCGTGCTGCATAACTCGCTGTTCCTGATCGCGCATTTCCACAATGTCATCATCGGCGGCGTGTTGTTCGGCCTGTTCGCGGCGATCAACTACTGGTGGCCCAAGGCGTTCGGCTTCCGGTTGGACAAGACATGGGGCGTGCGCAGCTTCTGGCTGTGGGTCGTGGGCTTCTGGGTCGCGTTCATGCCGCTCTATGTGCTGGGCCTGATGGGCGTCACGCGCCGGATGCGCGTGTTCGACGACCCGTCGTTGCAAATCTGGTTCCAGATCGCAGCGTTCGGTGCTGTGATGATCGCGGCCGGTATTGCCTGCATGTTCATCCAGTTCGGCGTCAGCATCAAGAACCGCGAAAAGCTGCGCGACACCACGGGCGATCCATGGGATGGTCGCACGCTGGAATGGGCGACCAGTTCGCCGCCGCCGGACTATAATTTCGCCTTCACGCCGGTCATCCATGATGGCGACGCCTGGGCGGACATGAAGAAGCGCGGTTATGAGCGTCCACTGAGCGGCTATGCCGCGATCCACATGCCGTCCAACACCGGCACCGGCATCATCATCGCGGGGCTTTCGGTCGCCTTCTCGGTCGGGATGATCTGGTACATGTGGTGGCTGGCGGGCCTGTCTTTCGTGGGCATACTGGCCGTCGCGATCGGCCACACCTTCAACTATAAGCGCGACTTCTACATTCCCAAGGATGTGGTCGAACGCACCGAAGGCGAGCGCAGCGCGCTGCTCGCCAAGCCTCTTTCGGCGCAGGGCTGA
- a CDS encoding sugar kinase gives MAAGAIVTVIGEAMLELSRGTGDSWNLRYGGDVINTAVHLARAGDTVRLASAMGADPMSADLCAAWEAEGVDTSLVLRAADRLPGLYAIETDATGERSFHYWRSDAAARRMFVLPGSDAMVAAAGQSDLLYFSLITLAILPDEGREALLALCETVRAKGGKVAFDGNYRARLWPDAATACHWRDRAIAVSDMGLPTLADEVEMGEADDAQDAAARWGGADGREVVVKLGGDGCMIDGVVIAIPQRVDVIDSSGAGDAFNGGYLHARLAGATPADAALAGHRLAGWNIGHRGAIPARDAAAPY, from the coding sequence ATGGCGGCAGGCGCAATCGTGACGGTGATCGGGGAAGCGATGCTGGAACTGAGCCGTGGCACGGGCGACAGCTGGAACCTGCGCTATGGTGGCGACGTCATCAATACCGCCGTTCACCTTGCCCGCGCTGGCGACACGGTCCGGTTGGCCAGTGCGATGGGTGCCGACCCGATGAGCGCGGACCTGTGCGCCGCATGGGAGGCCGAAGGCGTCGACACCAGCCTGGTATTGCGCGCGGCCGACCGGTTGCCCGGCCTCTACGCCATCGAAACCGACGCTACCGGCGAACGCAGTTTCCATTACTGGCGCAGCGACGCGGCGGCGCGGCGCATGTTCGTGCTGCCCGGCAGCGACGCCATGGTGGCCGCTGCGGGGCAAAGCGACCTGCTTTATTTCTCGCTCATCACTCTGGCGATCCTGCCGGACGAAGGGCGCGAAGCATTGCTGGCGCTTTGCGAAACGGTGCGCGCGAAGGGCGGTAAAGTTGCGTTCGACGGCAATTACCGCGCGCGTTTGTGGCCCGACGCCGCGACCGCGTGCCACTGGCGCGACCGGGCGATCGCGGTCAGCGACATGGGCCTGCCGACGCTGGCGGACGAAGTCGAAATGGGCGAGGCCGACGATGCGCAGGACGCCGCCGCCCGATGGGGCGGGGCCGACGGGCGCGAAGTCGTGGTCAAGCTGGGCGGCGATGGCTGTATGATCGACGGGGTGGTCATCGCCATTCCGCAGCGAGTTGACGTGATCGATTCGAGCGGGGCGGGCGACGCCTTCAACGGCGGCTACCTCCACGCCCGGCTGGCGGGCGCGACGCCTGCCGATGCGGCGCTGGCGGGCCATCGGCTGGCGGGATGGAATATCGGCCATCGCGGCGCGATTCCCGCACGGGATGCCGCTGCGCCTTATTGA
- the cyoA gene encoding ubiquinol oxidase subunit II, with amino-acid sequence MTARPFARTRVILRRLAPLMLLPLGACNWVVMSPAGDVAVQQRDLILISTVLMLLIIIPVMAMTVWFAWRYREKAQAKDYDADWDHSTSLELLIWSAPLLIIIALGAVTWTSTHLLDPYRPIERIDHARKVDPATKRLLVEVVAMDWKWLFIYPELGIATVNELAAPVDQPIEFRITSSSIMNSFFVPAIAGQIYAMPGMQTSLHAVANRPGTFDGFSANYSGAGFSNMRFKFHAMDNSGFDQWVARVRASGATLDRATYAKLEQPSEKVKPLYFAGVAPKLFHAALNMCVQPGKKCMDAVMMTDMHGGAGKESARDVAGLRHDGTIDVGGFHPVEPGKKGEIAQPAGMTQAAERTPAEQGSQAPGQQDHDGHGGGHEGHEGM; translated from the coding sequence ATGACAGCCCGCCCTTTCGCCAGAACCCGCGTGATCCTGCGCCGACTCGCCCCGTTGATGCTGCTGCCCCTGGGCGCGTGTAATTGGGTGGTGATGTCCCCTGCGGGCGACGTTGCAGTGCAGCAACGCGACCTCATCCTGATTTCGACCGTGTTGATGCTGCTGATCATCATTCCCGTCATGGCGATGACGGTCTGGTTCGCATGGCGCTATCGGGAAAAGGCGCAGGCGAAGGATTATGATGCCGATTGGGATCATTCGACCAGTCTGGAACTGCTGATCTGGTCGGCTCCTCTGCTGATCATCATCGCGCTGGGCGCGGTGACATGGACCAGCACCCACCTGCTGGACCCCTATCGCCCGATCGAACGGATCGACCATGCGCGCAAGGTCGATCCGGCCACAAAACGCCTGCTGGTCGAAGTGGTGGCGATGGATTGGAAATGGCTGTTCATTTACCCTGAGCTGGGCATTGCGACGGTCAATGAACTGGCCGCGCCGGTCGATCAGCCGATCGAATTCAGGATCACGTCGTCGTCGATCATGAACAGTTTCTTCGTCCCTGCGATCGCCGGGCAGATTTATGCCATGCCGGGGATGCAGACCAGCCTGCACGCAGTCGCCAACCGGCCCGGCACGTTCGACGGCTTTTCCGCCAACTATTCGGGCGCGGGCTTTTCCAACATGCGGTTCAAGTTTCACGCCATGGACAACAGCGGGTTCGACCAATGGGTCGCGCGCGTAAGGGCCAGCGGTGCCACGCTCGACCGCGCCACTTATGCCAAGCTGGAGCAGCCGAGCGAGAAGGTGAAGCCGCTATATTTCGCCGGGGTCGCGCCAAAGCTGTTCCACGCCGCGCTCAACATGTGCGTACAGCCGGGCAAGAAGTGCATGGACGCGGTGATGATGACCGACATGCACGGCGGCGCGGGCAAAGAATCGGCGCGTGACGTCGCTGGCCTGCGCCATGACGGCACCATCGATGTAGGCGGGTTCCACCCGGTCGAGCCGGGCAAGAAGGGCGAAATCGCGCAGCCTGCGGGCATGACCCAGGCAGCGGAACGCACGCCGGCCGAGCAGGGTAGCCAAGCGCCGGGACAGCAGGATCATGACGGGCATGGGGGTGGTCATGAGGGCCATGAAGGAATGTGA
- a CDS encoding ATP-binding protein, which yields MKARLPIDARWLPSHWPADAAGRKNMALLMQLRWIAIAGQVATILIVHYGMGIRLPLFPMLVVPCIAIAVNLGSLSILRRRSDISHAELFVALLFDVLALTSQLYLSGGATNPFISLYLVQVALGAVLLHRWSVWGIVVISALCAAALALFYRPLDLSDALEGRLFDLHIVGTWICFTMIAVLLVLFMTRISRNLQDREAYLAQLRQQAAEEEHIVRMGLLASGAAHELGTPLAQLAVVLGDWRHMPEIKTHPALAEEVGEMQAAVTRCKTILSGILMSAGEARGEAPQITNVRDFIDGIARDWRAANPGMPLRCDYGPHDYPRIIADPVIRQAIVNLLDNAREAGATYIDLLVGRDSQSLNIAVRDNGKGFSADMLGDFGKPYRSSKGRQGGGLGLFLVVNVVRKLGGNVSASNGADGGAMILLRLPLGNVAVEEETAHG from the coding sequence ATGAAGGCCAGATTGCCGATCGACGCGCGCTGGCTGCCCAGCCACTGGCCCGCTGATGCTGCCGGGCGCAAGAATATGGCGCTGTTGATGCAGTTGCGCTGGATCGCGATTGCGGGGCAGGTCGCCACCATATTGATCGTGCATTATGGCATGGGCATCCGCCTGCCCCTTTTCCCCATGCTGGTGGTGCCGTGCATCGCGATTGCAGTGAACCTGGGCAGCCTGTCGATCCTGCGCCGCCGATCGGACATCAGCCATGCCGAACTGTTCGTAGCGCTGCTGTTCGATGTGCTGGCGCTGACGTCGCAACTTTACCTTAGCGGCGGGGCGACCAATCCCTTCATCTCGCTCTATCTGGTGCAGGTGGCGCTGGGCGCCGTGCTGCTGCATCGATGGAGCGTATGGGGCATCGTCGTGATTTCCGCGCTGTGCGCGGCGGCGCTGGCCCTGTTCTATCGCCCGCTGGACCTGAGCGATGCGCTGGAGGGGCGATTGTTCGACCTGCATATCGTGGGAACATGGATATGTTTCACGATGATCGCCGTGTTGCTGGTGCTGTTCATGACGCGGATCAGCCGCAATCTTCAGGACCGTGAAGCCTATCTGGCGCAATTGCGGCAACAGGCAGCGGAGGAAGAACATATCGTCCGCATGGGGCTGCTGGCATCGGGCGCGGCGCATGAACTTGGCACGCCGCTGGCGCAACTGGCGGTCGTGCTGGGCGATTGGCGGCACATGCCGGAGATCAAGACCCATCCAGCGCTGGCGGAGGAAGTGGGCGAGATGCAGGCGGCAGTCACGCGCTGCAAAACCATCCTGAGCGGCATATTGATGTCGGCGGGCGAAGCGCGGGGCGAAGCGCCCCAAATCACCAATGTCCGCGATTTCATCGACGGAATCGCGCGCGACTGGCGCGCGGCCAATCCGGGGATGCCGCTGCGCTGCGATTATGGGCCGCATGATTATCCGCGCATCATTGCCGACCCGGTGATCCGGCAGGCGATCGTCAACCTGCTCGACAATGCACGCGAAGCCGGCGCGACCTATATCGACCTGCTGGTCGGGCGCGACAGCCAGTCGCTCAACATCGCGGTGCGCGACAATGGCAAGGGGTTCAGCGCCGACATGCTGGGCGATTTCGGCAAGCCATACCGATCGAGCAAGGGCAGGCAGGGCGGCGGCCTCGGCCTGTTTCTGGTCGTCAATGTCGTGCGCAAACTGGGCGGCAATGTCAGCGCCAGCAACGGCGCGGATGGCGGGGCAATGATCCTGCTGCGGCTGCCGCTGGGGAATGTCGCGGTGGAAGAGGAAACGGCACATGGATGA